From the genome of Candidatus Acidiferrales bacterium:
AGTCTATCCGCGGTGGTTTCTTGAGCCGCTCAAATTGAAAGGTACAGCGTCGGGATACACACAGAATTTCTTTCTCCAGAGTTCATCCGACTCCGCGGCATTTGTGAAAGCCTCCGAAAACCTGACGTCGCAGCATTATACTGAATTTTCCGGCGGCGAAGCCTATTGGGAAACAGAAGCAGGCGTTTACTGGATGGGAGACAATTTCGCTGAGAAGGTTGACACCTCGTATCTCAAGGATGTATTGTCACATGCTAAAAAAGTTGCGGAATATTCCAACAAGAGCATGACCTTCGTGCTCGTGTCCATGAGTGATTCGACGATCTCCGATTCGATGCGCACTATGATGAAGTGTTCCGTGAAAGAGCCTGATTGGGTCGAGGCAATACCTCAAGGCGGCGGCTACATCTATGCGGAAGGAGTTTCGCCTCAATATTTTTATGAATCGAGTTCGTGGGGAGTTGCAGAAAGGAAAGCGCGCTTTAATCTTGCACGGAATATTAAAGTGACCCTGGAAACGATGCAGAAAGTGGAAGACCGTTCAGGCCAAGAAATCAGGGACGAAGAAGTCTCCGAATCGATCTGCAACATCGAAGTCGTATATCGATGGCGGGACGCCGGGCGAGGACTTTATTACGTCCTGATGCGAATGCAGTACAAGTGAAAATGGATGATAAAATATTGGATTATTTCAGAATCGACCGTTTTGTGCCGATATTTCTAAGGGAAGATAACCAAACAAAAGGACGCATGCTTTGCAGCATAGATGTTTCGAAAGATTTGATGTTGGGTTGATTGGGCGGAGCAAGTTAAGCGGGTCATTTTTCATAACCATCGCGGTACTGTCACTTGTGCTGGTCGGGTGCAGTTCTTCAGTGGAAATCTCGAGTGATCCTCCCGGCGCCGATGTGGATATTAATGGTGAGTCGTACGGCACAACTCCTGTGGACATATCTCTCAGCGATTTTGATTTTAACGTCTATCATCTGGCTCTCACAAAATTGGGATACAGGGATAAAACGATAACGCTTCAGGGTGAAATAAAAGTCGGTCCGTTCGTAGGAGGTTTTGTCTTTTGGCCGTTCTGGCTGTGGTGTTACGGTCCGCAAGACACCTATGTCTTCAAGCTGGAGCCTAAAGGAGGAAATGTCGAACCGACGCCGAAAGAAAATGTACAGCCCGTCATGACCTCTCCCTCTGACAGTGACATCGAGAATAATGTTCCCGTGCTTGACAGGAAAAATCCCGATGCAGTTGCGGTGGTGATCGGCATATCTCATTACAAGAGCAGCGATATCCCGGAAGTTTCATACGCCGTCAAAGGAGCAAATCTTGTAAGAAATTATTTTGAGAAGACTTTCGGCGTCGACGAGCGGAAGATTATTTTTGCAGCGGACGAAAACGCTTCGCTTTCAGATTTCAGGAAAATCTTTGAAGAAAAACTGAGAGATTACATCACGCCGGGGAAGAGCGACGTTTACGTTTATTACCAGGGCCATGGTGTGCCGGATCCCGAGACGAAAGAAGCGTACTTCGTTCCTTATGACTGCGATCCATCTTATGCTAAATCGACGGGTTATTCATTGAAGGAGTTTTACGACAGACTCGCCGCGCTTCCGGCGAAGAGCGTAACCGTAATTCTAGATGCATGCTTCAGCGGGGCAAGCGCCGGCGGAACACTCGTCAAAAATATCAGCCCGCTATATATGAAAGTGAAGACTCCCGTCGTCTCGATGAATAACGGCGTCGTGTTCAGTTCGTCGACGGGAGAACAGGTCTCATGCTGGTATCCTGAGAAAAAGGAGAGTCTGTTCACATATTATTTTCTAAAAGGTTTGACAGGAAGTGCTGATTTGGACAATGATGGCACGATAACTAATGCGGAAATGCAGACGTATCTTGAACAAAATGTTCCCGTCGAGGCAAGGTACTTGAGCAATCGCGAGCAGACTCCGCAGATGATGACGAAAGACCCCGACGGACTGCTGCTGAAGTATAAATGATTTTCGCGCGCAAGCTTTCCGAAAGCTTTTCCGCGCCCTCGGTTCGTGACTCAATAACGCCGGCTCCTTTGATTTGCCGAGGTGAATTAAATATAGAGGCTAGAAAGTATGCGAGTTGAAAAATCGTCGTTGCATGCCCGTGTGGTGAACGTCGGAATTGTCGTATCCCTTTGCCTATTTCTCTTTTCCTCCAAGTGCTGGTCTCAGTCCGACAGCCTTTCGGTTGAATCGACAGGGCATTGTTACAGCTCGGAGGTAACACCCGAAGACGGGTGGCGGCGCGCGCTACAGGACGCCGAAGCAAATGCAATTAGAACGGCTCTCGGAATAACTGTGAGCGGACATACTTTTCAGATGACCTCCGAGTCCATGAAGGGAGATAAGCCTACGGATTACCTCAGTACTTTTTCGGAACTGAATACTACAACGACTTCGGGAAGGGTCATTGCGGAACACATTATGGATTCTACCCTTGGTACGGAAGGAAATCTTCCCGTTTACACCATCAAAATACAGGCCACGGTCGCGAAAGATAAAGGCGAGCCCGACCCGGGTTTTCAAGTGGAAATCCATTTGGATAAAGACGTATTCTATGATCGCGGCGGCATTGACCGTAACGACGCCGTTGATTTTTCGATTTCTGCCACCATGGATTGCTATCTGTACATTTTCGATATCATGGCAAACGATTCCGTGATGCTTCTTATGCCGAACGCTTACTTTACCGACAACTTTTACTCCGCCGCAGAAGGCGCGAAAGGCTTTCAACGGAAACTTGCAAAGCTGCCGTATGATCTACGGGTTGGATTGCCTCCGAAGAAAGACTTGACGACCGAGATGATTTATGTCGTGGCATTAAAGAAGAAAATTGATTTTCACTCATCGAGTATGACACAAGAATCATCGGGAATCTTGCCGACATACCAGAGCGCAATTCTTGATTTACAAAAATGGCTCGTAAGGATCCCGCAGGATTTGAGAACAACGGCGTCGGGGCCGTTCACGATAAAGAGGTTAAAATGAAGCGAAAAATATTTTTCATGTTTTGTGTCTGGGGCATCCCTTTCTTGCTGTCTGACGGCAACTTTGCATTTTCACAGGAGGTCACCGTCTCGAATGTCTCATTCTCGATGAGGGACAGTGACGTCGTGGTTCATTACGATCTCAATGGACCGGCAGATGGGAACTACCAGGTGAGACTGATTCTGAGAAGGGAGTCTCAGTCTTTTTTCAAAATGTTTCCCAAAGACATCGAGGGTGATGTTGGAACCGGCGCATTTTCTGGAAGGAATCGGGAGATCGTGTGGCGTCTCTATGAAGATGTCCCTCATGGACTGGATGGAGACGACTATTATTTCGAAGTAAACGCCGCACTGCAGCGAGTGGAAAAAGGTGGAGGAGCGTCATGGCTATACTATGTGGGCGGCGCGTTGGTCGCGGGAGGTGCCGTAGTCTATTTCGGTACTGATTTATTCAAAAAGTCCGGCGGGAGTCAGTTACCGACTCCGCCATTGAGACCTTAAGAGAACGGAGATGATTCAATGAATAAAATTTCCTTTATATGCCTGTTGTTCTTCACCGGCCTTGCCTATGGTCAAACGGTTAGCGGGAAGAGCCAAACGGGATCTCTAAAACCTGTTTCGCCGACTATCCCGCCCGCGGAAAACCAAGGGACCAGCGTGAACGTGAAAAACCAGATAAACGCATACAGTCCATTTCTGACCGCAGAAATTACTTTTAAAGATTCATCAGCCGATAATATCCTGGGTGCGGACGAAAGTGCTCAGGTTCTCGTGTCGCTTCGGAACATCGGGGGAAAACCTGCCGAGTCGTGCGAAGTGGAGCTTGTGCCGTCGGTGGAAAACTCCGGTATTGATGTCATAAATCCTCCGACCATCCTGCACCTTGCACCCAATGAGGAAATGTCGACGCGCGTACTTCTGAGAGGCTCTCATGCCATTTCGACGGGCAATGTCGAGTTTGTGCTGAAGGTTCTGGAGAAAGACGGATTTGACCTCGATCCCGAAAAGATTCTTGTCGTGCCCACCTTGGCATTCCAGCCGCCAAGCGTGGATCTGGTCGACTATGGTGTTCAAGATCCCAGCCGGACGGGAAAGATCCAGAAACGCGAAAACGTATCCGTGACATTGAGGCTGCAAAACAGAGGTGGCACCACGAGCCATGGTACAGTCGCTTCGCTTACCCTGGGAGACAACGTCATCTCTCTCGATTCATCAGCGGTGGAGGAGAGCGGCATCTTTCATTCGACATTTAACCTTGGTGACTTGAAACCCGGAGACTACAAGGATGTGACCACAAATTTGATCACCAACAACCGTGCAACGGATGTTCGTATAGACATTGTGGTGACCGAGAGAAGCGGAGAACACTCTACAGACACAACCCTTGAACTTCCATTCAACATTCCAACAAAGAAAACAGAAGAGATAGTAGTTGCCGCCAGGAAGGCAGAAGACGTGAATATTCCGAATGTGGCAAACTTGAAACTTGACATTGTCGACAATCTGCCCGTCGCTTCCCAGACGAAACCTGATGCCTTTGCTGTAGTTATTGGGAACAAGGATTACACCAATGCTCCCGGAGTGGAATTTGCGTTGAATGATGCAGCAATCATGAAGCGCTATCTGACTACCACCATGGGATTTCAAGCTGAGAATATCATATATCTTGAGAACGCTTCGCAATCTGACATGACCCGTGTTTTTGGAAACGAATCGAACTACAAAGGACAATTGTACGATTATGTTAGAAAAGGGAGTGAGATTTTTGTCTATTACAGCGGCCATGGCGCGCCGGATACCGACTCGAAAGAAGGATACATTGTCCCGGTTGACTGCGATCCGGCTCATGTTGCCTTAAACGGATATTCGCTTAAGCTGCTTTATTCAAATCTTGACAAAATCGATGCAGAGAAAGAGTTGAAGCACATAACGGTTGTCTTAGACGCGTGCTTTTCGGGCAGTTCGGTCAAAGGCTCTCTTCTTGCCAACGTTAGTCCCATCTATATTGCAGTGAGCAAAGATGCGATGGCTTCTCCGAATGCTACTATCGTAACAAGCGCAAGCGGGGACCAGGTGAGCGGCTGGTACAGAGACAAGCAGCAGAGTCTCTTCACTTACTTCTTCTTAAAGGGACTGCAGGGCTCGGCAGATTATGAACATAATAAAACCATCACCGCGAAAGAGCTGTATGAGTTTACCGCAGACGAAGTCAATGGTGTCCCATATTGGTCAAGACGTCTGAACAGCAAAACACAAACGCCGACATTTTATGGAAGTGATTGGGTGATTTATGAAGGCGCAAAGTAAAATGCAAGAGCTACGACCGATGCTTCTTGTCTTGACTCTGCTGAAATGAGATGTTTGATTCTATCAAATTTTTTTGGAGAATATACATGCGCAAGATTTTAATTCTGTCTATGGTGATTGTGTTGGCACAAACTTACGCCGCCGAAAGCCCTTCCCGGCACGGAAAAGGGAAAAAGGTTCTGGGATATACTATCATTGTCAAACCGTCGTCGGAGAAAAAGGCTTTTCAAAGCGTGGTCAGTGCCGAGAAGCAATATAAACCTGGAGATGCAGCCGGCCTAGTTAACCACCTTCCTCCATCAGGCGGATCGGGAAAAATTTTTAACATGCAGTCGGTTGAGTCTGGAGTAAACCTTACTCCTTATCAACCAGCGGGGTGGAGTGACAAGATAGTAATCTATAAGAACCGGACTAATATTACCGGTTCTATCCCGACCAGTCTCACCGATGCTTCCGTAATTTATCCCACGGACAGTGTCTTTGTGGCTTGGGCAATTACGAATAACGGTACAGATAACATTTCGACGGGGTTTTATACGGATGTTTATGTTGACAACGTTGAAATTTATAATGAATACCTTGCTTCGCTCAGCGGCGGTTATTACTGGGCATGGTGGGACGGCAATATTGGTAAACTAAGCCCCGGGGTGCATACGTTTGAAGTGTATGTTGATCCCACAAGCGCTATCGCAGAAACGAACGAATCTGATAACATATACACCCGGCAGTATACCATCTCTCCCGGTCTTCCGAATGCTCCGACCAATTTGAAGGCCGTTGCGGTGTCTTCGGGACAGATCGACTTAACCTGGACGGCGAGTACCGGCAGTCCAGCTTACTATAGAGTTCTTCGCTCTACGTCATCACCGTCCGCTTTCAGTTCGATTGATACTCTCCGAGATTCGTCAGCCACGGAATGTTTCAGTGTTTTCCTCAATCCCAATACAACTTATTACTACGAAGTCATTGCGGGAAACAGTACGGGTGAATCTTCGCCGAGTGCAACGGTGTCTGCAACGACACCGGGATATTCTTCCAATTGGACAATCCAAAACAAAGATAGTGTTTCATGGTGGGCTATTAAGGCGGTTGATACGAGTACGGTATGGGCGTGCGGCTACAGTGCGGTGACAGGTGCAGGTAATGCTTACATTGAGCGCTCAACGGACGGCGGCACAACCTGGGTGAATTGCAGCGGCAGCCTCGCGTCCATAAAGGCAGCAATTTCAACTATAGAAGCGACGAGTCGAACTCAGGCATGGGCTGGCGATCAATTTGGAAATATTTATTATACGAGCAACGGCGGAAGTACATGGGTGACTCAAAGCAGCGGCACTGCAAATTTCATTAACGCGATAAAATATGTATCCTCAAACACCTTGGTCGCGGTTGCAGATCCGATTAACCAGGGAGATCCCTTTTTGATTTTACGAACAACGGACAACGGTTCAACGTGGGCAGTTGTTACCGGTACACCAAGTTCACGTTCGGATGTCCACGAATTCTGCATTGCCAACTCAGTCTGTATGGTGGGAGACACCATATTCGCGGGAACACAGTATTATGGCGAAAGCGACGGCAGGGCGATTGCCTCCATCGATGGGGGAATAACCTGGTACATTCCTTCGTGGCATGGTCTGCCATGGTATTTTCAATACTCTCCCACGAGCATCTCGTTC
Proteins encoded in this window:
- a CDS encoding caspase family protein; amino-acid sequence: MQHRCFERFDVGLIGRSKLSGSFFITIAVLSLVLVGCSSSVEISSDPPGADVDINGESYGTTPVDISLSDFDFNVYHLALTKLGYRDKTITLQGEIKVGPFVGGFVFWPFWLWCYGPQDTYVFKLEPKGGNVEPTPKENVQPVMTSPSDSDIENNVPVLDRKNPDAVAVVIGISHYKSSDIPEVSYAVKGANLVRNYFEKTFGVDERKIIFAADENASLSDFRKIFEEKLRDYITPGKSDVYVYYQGHGVPDPETKEAYFVPYDCDPSYAKSTGYSLKEFYDRLAALPAKSVTVILDACFSGASAGGTLVKNISPLYMKVKTPVVSMNNGVVFSSSTGEQVSCWYPEKKESLFTYYFLKGLTGSADLDNDGTITNAEMQTYLEQNVPVEARYLSNREQTPQMMTKDPDGLLLKYK
- a CDS encoding DUF4384 domain-containing protein gives rise to the protein MRVEKSSLHARVVNVGIVVSLCLFLFSSKCWSQSDSLSVESTGHCYSSEVTPEDGWRRALQDAEANAIRTALGITVSGHTFQMTSESMKGDKPTDYLSTFSELNTTTTSGRVIAEHIMDSTLGTEGNLPVYTIKIQATVAKDKGEPDPGFQVEIHLDKDVFYDRGGIDRNDAVDFSISATMDCYLYIFDIMANDSVMLLMPNAYFTDNFYSAAEGAKGFQRKLAKLPYDLRVGLPPKKDLTTEMIYVVALKKKIDFHSSSMTQESSGILPTYQSAILDLQKWLVRIPQDLRTTASGPFTIKRLK
- a CDS encoding caspase family protein, encoding MNKISFICLLFFTGLAYGQTVSGKSQTGSLKPVSPTIPPAENQGTSVNVKNQINAYSPFLTAEITFKDSSADNILGADESAQVLVSLRNIGGKPAESCEVELVPSVENSGIDVINPPTILHLAPNEEMSTRVLLRGSHAISTGNVEFVLKVLEKDGFDLDPEKILVVPTLAFQPPSVDLVDYGVQDPSRTGKIQKRENVSVTLRLQNRGGTTSHGTVASLTLGDNVISLDSSAVEESGIFHSTFNLGDLKPGDYKDVTTNLITNNRATDVRIDIVVTERSGEHSTDTTLELPFNIPTKKTEEIVVAARKAEDVNIPNVANLKLDIVDNLPVASQTKPDAFAVVIGNKDYTNAPGVEFALNDAAIMKRYLTTTMGFQAENIIYLENASQSDMTRVFGNESNYKGQLYDYVRKGSEIFVYYSGHGAPDTDSKEGYIVPVDCDPAHVALNGYSLKLLYSNLDKIDAEKELKHITVVLDACFSGSSVKGSLLANVSPIYIAVSKDAMASPNATIVTSASGDQVSGWYRDKQQSLFTYFFLKGLQGSADYEHNKTITAKELYEFTADEVNGVPYWSRRLNSKTQTPTFYGSDWVIYEGAK